A single region of the Halobacterium wangiae genome encodes:
- the mftB2 gene encoding mycofactocin biosynthesis chaperone MftB2, producing MPATVFRPAHVKFRREPEGGLVYDHENYGYEDASMYAVSDTVIDVLEFVEEPRPRSEVEAAFSPAVVDSLVERGVLSDGG from the coding sequence ATGCCAGCGACCGTCTTCCGGCCCGCCCACGTCAAGTTCCGGCGGGAACCCGAGGGAGGTCTCGTCTACGACCACGAGAACTACGGCTACGAGGACGCCTCGATGTACGCCGTCAGCGACACCGTCATCGACGTCCTGGAGTTCGTCGAGGAGCCGCGACCCCGTTCGGAGGTCGAAGCCGCGTTCTCGCCGGCCGTGGTCGACTCGCTGGTCGAGCGCGGGGTGCTCTCGGATGGCGGGTGA
- a CDS encoding acetolactate synthase large subunit: MRASDLLVECLEREGVEHVFGVPGEEMEDLLFSLRDSGVTFVPVRHEQGGAFMADVHGRLTGEAGVCLSTLGPGATNLLTGVADAHLDKSPLVAITAQGGLERLHKESHQALDVVELFAPITKWNTQLNDPDIVHESVRKAFKVAQYEKPGATHLELPEDVAGEETETRPLPTRERVSVGAPEADVLERVKSLFRGAERPLLIAGNGAVRTGAASQLRELAAAKDLPVVSTYMGKGAVSDDDDHSLMTLDSGDDGEAASAIEQADLVVTVGYDIAEHDPAEWGLGDAAVVHVDSEPAEVYEAYTPDVEVIADVGRTLEALTDWCVDVAVEFDVDWYADLREQIVADVSREPAPEAPFTVEGVLPVFRDVMADDDVLVSDVGSHKMAIAQRFPTYESNTCIVSNGLASMGIAVPGGLAADLAVDTNVVAATGDGGFLMNAAEIETAMRVGCGYTIVVFVDDDYGLISEKQEDHTGESFGTKLTNPDLVTFAESFGVDGYRPESAAELRAVLADAVGGDGMTLVEIPVE; encoded by the coding sequence ATGCGGGCATCCGACCTCCTCGTCGAGTGCCTCGAACGCGAGGGCGTCGAACACGTCTTCGGCGTGCCCGGCGAAGAGATGGAGGACCTCCTGTTCTCGCTGCGGGACTCCGGGGTGACCTTCGTGCCGGTGCGACACGAGCAGGGCGGGGCGTTCATGGCGGACGTCCACGGTCGACTGACCGGCGAGGCGGGCGTCTGTCTCTCGACGCTCGGGCCGGGCGCGACGAACCTGCTCACCGGCGTCGCCGACGCCCACCTCGACAAGAGTCCGCTGGTGGCGATCACCGCCCAGGGCGGCCTCGAACGGCTCCACAAGGAGAGCCACCAGGCCCTCGACGTCGTCGAACTCTTCGCGCCCATCACGAAGTGGAACACCCAGCTCAATGATCCCGACATCGTCCACGAGTCGGTGCGCAAGGCGTTCAAGGTCGCCCAGTACGAGAAGCCGGGCGCGACCCACCTCGAACTCCCCGAGGACGTCGCGGGCGAGGAGACGGAGACGCGCCCGCTCCCGACCCGCGAGCGCGTGAGCGTCGGCGCCCCGGAGGCCGACGTCCTGGAGCGCGTGAAGTCGCTGTTCCGGGGCGCCGAACGGCCGCTGCTCATCGCCGGCAACGGCGCCGTTCGCACGGGCGCGGCGTCGCAGCTCCGCGAACTGGCCGCCGCGAAGGACCTCCCGGTCGTCTCGACGTACATGGGGAAGGGCGCGGTCTCGGACGACGACGACCACTCGCTGATGACACTCGACTCTGGCGACGACGGGGAGGCCGCCAGCGCCATCGAACAGGCCGACCTCGTCGTCACCGTCGGCTACGACATCGCCGAACACGACCCCGCCGAGTGGGGGCTCGGCGACGCCGCGGTCGTCCACGTCGACAGCGAACCGGCCGAGGTGTACGAGGCGTACACGCCGGACGTCGAGGTGATCGCCGACGTCGGCCGGACCCTCGAGGCGCTCACCGACTGGTGTGTGGACGTCGCCGTCGAGTTCGACGTCGACTGGTACGCGGACCTCCGGGAACAGATCGTCGCGGACGTCTCCAGAGAACCCGCCCCCGAAGCGCCGTTCACCGTCGAGGGCGTGCTCCCCGTGTTCCGGGACGTGATGGCCGACGACGACGTGCTGGTCTCGGACGTCGGCAGCCACAAGATGGCCATCGCCCAGCGCTTCCCGACGTACGAGTCCAACACCTGCATCGTCTCGAACGGCCTCGCGTCGATGGGCATCGCGGTTCCGGGCGGACTCGCGGCCGACCTCGCCGTCGACACGAACGTCGTCGCGGCGACCGGCGACGGCGGCTTCCTGATGAACGCCGCAGAGATCGAGACTGCCATGCGCGTCGGCTGTGGCTACACCATCGTGGTGTTCGTCGACGACGACTACGGCCTCATCTCCGAGAAGCAGGAGGACCACACCGGGGAGTCGTTCGGCACGAAGCTGACCAATCCGGACCTCGTGACGTTCGCCGAGAGCTTCGGCGTCGACGGCTACCGCCCGGAGTCGGCCGCGGAACTACGAGCCGTCCTCGCCGACGCCGTCGGCGGTGACGGGATGACGCTCGTCGAGATTCCCGTGGAGTAG
- a CDS encoding PQQ-binding-like beta-propeller repeat protein: MRRRALLQSLGTAAALATTGLAGCMGSSDAQTSVFDREAPAPTGVGTGWQSPRLDARNSARAGVPGPGNAPGVAWQGTVENARFRHEPMAFGDTVLVPSVRESRLLAFDARDGSVRWERDLESASGPVTVHDGTVLCPDGHRLQAFREESQQWVEPFAGEVTGVTAVDGTAYVATADGSPALYALAVDDGSVDWQRETGLLEAPPAVADGQVIVGDMSGLVRAFDVETGEDRWQHAVRDDWLQASVVVAGDTVYAASGTRELERGHVYALGLDGDEYWERELGSSVMASPAVGSDRLFVVDAAGTLHALDAAGGSTQWEFTTGDDGTASLVGGQRRYSPAVCNGLVYYVGADQQLRAIETDAERPDVRWSATHDFTTAPVVAGQHLFVGARDELVVLGRPASS; the protein is encoded by the coding sequence ATGCGCCGCCGCGCCCTCCTCCAGTCACTCGGGACAGCTGCAGCGCTCGCGACGACCGGACTCGCTGGCTGTATGGGGTCCAGTGACGCCCAGACGAGCGTCTTCGACCGCGAGGCGCCAGCACCGACTGGCGTGGGCACGGGGTGGCAGTCTCCGCGGCTGGACGCCCGGAACTCCGCTCGTGCGGGTGTCCCGGGCCCGGGAAACGCGCCCGGCGTCGCCTGGCAGGGAACCGTCGAGAACGCCCGGTTCCGCCACGAACCGATGGCGTTCGGGGACACTGTTCTGGTCCCCTCCGTCCGCGAATCGCGGTTGCTCGCGTTCGACGCCAGGGACGGGAGCGTTCGCTGGGAACGTGACCTCGAGAGCGCGTCCGGCCCGGTGACGGTCCACGACGGCACGGTGCTCTGTCCCGACGGCCACCGACTGCAGGCGTTCCGCGAGGAGTCACAACAGTGGGTGGAACCGTTCGCTGGTGAGGTCACCGGCGTGACGGCAGTCGACGGGACGGCCTACGTCGCCACGGCGGACGGGTCGCCGGCGCTGTACGCGCTCGCTGTCGACGACGGCAGCGTGGACTGGCAGCGGGAGACGGGATTGCTCGAGGCCCCACCTGCGGTCGCCGACGGGCAGGTGATCGTCGGTGACATGAGCGGTCTGGTTCGTGCGTTCGACGTCGAGACCGGCGAAGACCGGTGGCAGCACGCGGTCCGCGACGACTGGCTACAGGCCAGTGTGGTAGTCGCCGGCGACACCGTCTACGCGGCCTCCGGAACCCGTGAACTCGAGCGCGGTCACGTCTACGCGCTCGGACTCGACGGCGACGAGTACTGGGAACGGGAACTGGGTAGTTCGGTCATGGCGTCGCCCGCAGTCGGCAGCGATCGACTGTTCGTCGTCGACGCAGCCGGAACGCTACACGCACTCGACGCGGCCGGCGGGAGCACACAGTGGGAGTTCACGACTGGTGACGACGGCACCGCATCACTTGTCGGCGGGCAGCGTCGGTACTCGCCGGCGGTGTGTAACGGACTCGTCTACTACGTCGGCGCCGACCAGCAACTGCGAGCTATCGAGACCGACGCTGAACGCCCCGACGTCCGGTGGTCGGCGACACACGACTTCACGACCGCACCCGTCGTCGCCGGCCAGCATCTCTTCGTCGGTGCTCGCGACGAACTCGTGGTGCTCGGCCGACCGGCGTCCAGCTAG
- a CDS encoding universal stress protein produces the protein MTLVVPFDGSALAEAALVRASEFSTVLDEPVLAVSVVPQGDKHYARERGWIGPEEPFDQETVVGSLHEQVTALCPNADFRHVVVDRYARAGSVAKRVRRVAREADASMVFIGSENAGRMVTTVSSVGASVAADDAYDVVIVRHRSPTKIAKLRDASPHEASKSDFYRPE, from the coding sequence ATGACACTGGTCGTCCCCTTCGACGGGTCCGCGCTCGCGGAGGCGGCCCTCGTGCGCGCGTCGGAGTTCAGCACTGTCCTCGACGAGCCAGTGCTCGCAGTGAGTGTCGTCCCACAGGGTGACAAGCACTACGCGCGGGAGCGGGGCTGGATCGGGCCAGAGGAACCGTTCGACCAGGAGACGGTCGTCGGGAGCCTCCACGAGCAGGTGACGGCGCTCTGTCCGAACGCCGACTTCCGCCACGTCGTCGTCGACCGGTACGCGAGAGCCGGGTCGGTCGCGAAGCGCGTCCGACGGGTGGCTCGCGAGGCCGACGCGTCGATGGTGTTCATCGGCAGCGAGAACGCGGGACGGATGGTGACGACTGTAAGCAGCGTGGGCGCGAGTGTGGCGGCGGACGACGCGTACGACGTCGTCATCGTGCGCCACCGGAGCCCGACGAAGATCGCCAAACTCCGGGACGCCTCACCACACGAGGCGTCGAAGTCGGACTTCTACCGGCCCGAGTGA
- a CDS encoding NAD-dependent succinate-semialdehyde dehydrogenase has translation MQVVNPATGEQVETYDDHTESDVDDALDRATTAFEEWRARPMREREELLASAADVLRENKREYAMIATREMGKPIEQGVSEVEKCAWACDHYAETASAYLGEEHHASPPGSNAKTVYEPLGPVLAVMPWNFPFWQVFRFAAPYLTAGNVGLLKHASNVPGCAVAIEEVFREAGYPEDVFQSLLIPSDLVDDVVEDDRCRAATVTGSGPAGQAVASTAGANLKKTVLELGGSDPFVVLDDADVEAAAETGAWARNQNGGQSCIAAKRFIVHTDVYHAFLDAFVDEIESLTVGDPTEEETDVGPQAREDLLADLHEQVEASVDAGATVVTGGEPMDCEGSYYPPTVLTDVPGGCPADTEEMFGPVAAVWEVDDEDAAVEKANDTQFGLGSSVWTEDRERGERVARRIDAGCVYVNQLVKSDARVPFGGVKESGYGRELSEAGIKEFVNRKTVWVE, from the coding sequence ATGCAGGTAGTCAACCCCGCGACCGGTGAGCAGGTCGAGACCTACGACGACCACACCGAGAGCGACGTCGACGACGCCCTCGACCGCGCGACGACGGCGTTCGAGGAGTGGCGGGCGCGCCCGATGCGAGAGCGAGAGGAACTGCTCGCGTCGGCCGCCGACGTGCTCCGGGAGAACAAACGCGAGTACGCAATGATCGCCACACGGGAGATGGGGAAACCCATCGAGCAGGGCGTCTCGGAGGTCGAGAAGTGCGCGTGGGCCTGCGACCACTACGCCGAGACCGCCAGCGCCTACCTCGGCGAGGAGCACCACGCCAGTCCGCCCGGGTCGAACGCGAAGACGGTGTACGAGCCACTTGGTCCCGTACTCGCGGTGATGCCGTGGAACTTCCCGTTCTGGCAGGTGTTCCGGTTCGCCGCGCCCTACCTGACCGCCGGCAACGTCGGCCTGTTGAAACACGCCTCGAACGTCCCGGGCTGTGCGGTCGCCATCGAGGAGGTGTTCCGGGAGGCCGGCTACCCGGAGGACGTCTTCCAGTCGCTGTTGATCCCCTCGGACCTCGTCGACGACGTCGTCGAGGACGACCGGTGCCGGGCGGCCACCGTCACCGGGAGCGGGCCGGCGGGACAGGCCGTCGCCTCGACGGCGGGGGCGAACCTCAAGAAGACCGTGCTGGAACTCGGCGGCAGCGACCCGTTCGTCGTGCTCGACGACGCGGACGTCGAGGCGGCCGCCGAGACCGGCGCGTGGGCGCGCAACCAGAACGGCGGCCAGTCTTGCATCGCGGCCAAGCGCTTCATCGTCCACACGGACGTCTACCACGCGTTCCTCGACGCGTTCGTCGACGAGATCGAGTCGCTGACCGTCGGCGACCCCACCGAGGAGGAGACGGACGTCGGGCCGCAGGCCCGCGAGGACCTGCTGGCGGACCTCCACGAGCAGGTCGAGGCCAGCGTCGACGCCGGGGCGACTGTCGTCACGGGCGGCGAACCGATGGACTGCGAGGGGTCGTACTACCCGCCGACGGTGCTCACGGACGTGCCCGGCGGCTGTCCCGCGGACACAGAAGAGATGTTCGGCCCGGTCGCCGCGGTGTGGGAGGTCGACGACGAGGACGCCGCCGTCGAGAAGGCCAACGACACGCAGTTCGGCCTCGGGTCGAGCGTCTGGACGGAAGACCGCGAGCGCGGCGAGCGGGTCGCGCGCCGCATCGACGCGGGCTGCGTCTACGTGAACCAGCTCGTGAAGTCCGACGCCCGGGTGCCGTTCGGCGGCGTCAAGGAGTCCGGCTACGGCCGGGAGCTCTCGGAGGCGGGCATCAAGGAGTTCGTCAACCGGAAGACCGTCTGGGTGGAGTAG
- a CDS encoding SDR family oxidoreductase, which produces MSSRTLLTGATGTLGQALLPRLRDDGHDVLAASRSPPADDDTAWQTLDLVDGTGLEAAVSDVDVVVHAATAPQGDSEAVDVRGTERLVEAAADAGVSNVLYVSIVGVDEIPLSYYQHKHEAERVVEASEVPSTVVRATQFHSFLGGLLDGVSRLPVWPLPTKLRLQPIAVEEVADAVVEHATPDPAGRVPVVGGPEVRTLGDLARAYRAARGLRRPVVRLPLPGKVARGFRAGDATCPDRTVGTTTWDEWLAGRYDQETA; this is translated from the coding sequence ATGAGCAGTCGGACACTCCTCACCGGCGCGACCGGCACACTCGGGCAGGCGTTGCTCCCGCGACTCCGCGACGACGGCCACGACGTACTCGCGGCGAGTCGGTCGCCGCCGGCCGACGACGACACGGCGTGGCAGACTCTGGACCTGGTCGACGGAACCGGCCTGGAGGCCGCGGTGAGCGACGTCGACGTCGTCGTTCACGCGGCCACGGCTCCACAGGGAGACAGCGAGGCCGTCGACGTCCGCGGGACCGAACGACTCGTCGAGGCGGCCGCCGACGCCGGCGTCTCGAACGTCCTCTACGTCTCCATCGTCGGTGTCGACGAGATCCCGCTCTCCTACTACCAGCACAAACACGAGGCAGAACGGGTCGTCGAGGCGAGCGAGGTTCCGTCGACCGTCGTCCGCGCGACGCAGTTCCACTCGTTCCTCGGCGGGCTACTCGACGGGGTGTCCCGGCTCCCCGTCTGGCCGCTCCCGACGAAGCTACGCCTCCAGCCGATAGCCGTCGAGGAGGTAGCGGACGCCGTCGTCGAACACGCCACACCGGACCCGGCGGGTCGAGTGCCGGTCGTCGGCGGTCCCGAAGTGCGGACGCTGGGCGACCTCGCCAGGGCGTACCGCGCAGCGAGAGGGCTGCGCCGCCCCGTCGTGCGCCTCCCGCTGCCCGGGAAGGTCGCCCGCGGGTTCCGCGCCGGAGACGCGACATGCCCGGACCGGACGGTCGGCACGACCACGTGGGACGAGTGGCTAGCCGGTCGATACGACCAGGAGACGGCATGA
- a CDS encoding DMT family transporter, translating into MLRQRLPSVGHDTVGVLLVLVSAAGFGTLGIFGVYAQRAGLSIPTVLVYRFVLATLIVWGLLAWTGRLTLLRGRALATGLGLGAFGYAAMSGLYFLGLEFMTPGMVAIVLYTYPAFVVVLAVLAIGEQVGPKTVVALALSLGGVALAIGANPAGASVVGILIVLGASIAYAAYITLSRRMLVSTHPLVLTAHVLPAAGVTFVAIGAGTGSLTVPSAASTWGVLVGIGTLATAIPVFTFFAGLERIGASRSGIVSTVEPPITVALGAVLFGDPVTVVTVVGGALILSAVVVLHRR; encoded by the coding sequence GTGCTCCGCCAGCGCCTCCCGTCGGTCGGCCACGACACCGTTGGCGTCCTCCTCGTCCTCGTCTCCGCGGCCGGATTCGGGACACTCGGCATCTTCGGCGTCTACGCCCAGCGCGCCGGCCTCTCCATCCCGACGGTGCTCGTCTACCGGTTCGTGCTGGCGACCCTGATCGTCTGGGGGCTGCTCGCGTGGACCGGACGACTGACGCTGCTCCGCGGCCGCGCGCTGGCGACCGGCCTCGGCCTCGGCGCGTTCGGCTACGCGGCGATGAGCGGGCTCTACTTCCTCGGTCTGGAGTTCATGACGCCCGGGATGGTCGCCATCGTCCTCTACACGTACCCGGCGTTCGTCGTCGTGCTCGCGGTGCTGGCCATCGGCGAGCAGGTCGGCCCGAAGACGGTGGTCGCGCTCGCGCTCTCGCTGGGCGGCGTGGCGCTCGCCATCGGCGCGAACCCGGCCGGCGCGTCGGTCGTCGGCATCCTCATCGTGCTCGGCGCCTCCATCGCCTACGCCGCCTACATCACGCTCTCCCGGCGGATGCTCGTCTCCACGCACCCGCTGGTGTTGACCGCCCACGTCCTCCCCGCGGCCGGCGTCACGTTCGTCGCCATCGGCGCTGGAACTGGCTCGCTGACGGTGCCGTCTGCGGCGTCCACGTGGGGCGTTCTCGTCGGCATCGGGACACTCGCGACGGCCATCCCGGTGTTCACGTTCTTCGCGGGACTGGAACGCATCGGTGCCAGCCGGAGCGGCATCGTCAGCACCGTCGAACCCCCGATTACGGTGGCGCTCGGCGCGGTCCTCTTCGGCGACCCCGTCACCGTCGTCACGGTGGTCGGCGGTGCGCTCATCCTCTCCGCCGTCGTCGTCCTCCACAGGCGGTGA
- the mftA gene encoding mycofactocin precursor MftA (Mycofactocin is a small molecule electron carrier derived from the final two amino acids, Val-Tyr, of MftA, the mycofactocin precursor. It plays a role in redox homeostasis and the metabolism of alcohols and aldehydes in Actinobacteria, including Mycobacterium tuberculosis.), whose translation MSQTAADGDDDAELDADAEEPEIEEDLFEEELRIDGICGVY comes from the coding sequence ATGTCACAGACGGCCGCCGACGGAGACGACGACGCCGAACTGGACGCCGACGCCGAGGAGCCGGAGATTGAGGAGGACCTCTTCGAGGAGGAACTCCGGATCGACGGCATCTGCGGCGTCTACTGA
- a CDS encoding creatininase family protein — MDEDDQETADRDSVRLAELSWTDVEAALEGGVDTVVVPLGATEQHGPHLPLDTDTRLAAELAERVARRLGGALVAPAIPVGPSTEHTGFPGTISVSPETLTALLRDYVDSFEAQGFERVVVLPGHGGSFPVVEAAFPELARETDVDVIAVTGLRRYMELLESGLREAGIDVEEPVVHAGASETAMVLAVAPELVADDLPEGYTGPVSAAALFAEGVETHADNGVLGDASPATAEAGETVLEHVTDAHAAIVREEFAALRDS, encoded by the coding sequence ATGGACGAGGACGACCAGGAAACGGCCGACCGCGACAGTGTGCGGCTCGCGGAACTGTCGTGGACAGACGTCGAAGCGGCCCTGGAGGGGGGCGTCGACACCGTCGTCGTCCCCCTCGGTGCGACCGAACAGCACGGCCCCCACCTCCCACTCGACACCGACACGCGACTCGCCGCCGAACTCGCAGAGCGCGTCGCGCGACGACTCGGGGGCGCGTTAGTCGCCCCCGCGATTCCGGTCGGTCCCTCGACCGAACACACGGGCTTCCCGGGGACGATCTCCGTCTCTCCGGAGACGCTGACCGCGCTCCTCCGGGACTACGTCGATTCGTTCGAAGCACAGGGGTTCGAGCGCGTCGTCGTCCTCCCCGGACACGGTGGCTCGTTCCCGGTCGTCGAGGCCGCGTTCCCGGAACTGGCGCGCGAGACGGACGTCGACGTGATCGCGGTCACGGGACTCAGACGCTACATGGAACTGCTGGAGTCGGGGCTCCGGGAGGCGGGAATCGACGTCGAAGAGCCGGTCGTCCACGCGGGCGCGAGCGAGACGGCGATGGTGCTCGCCGTCGCTCCCGAACTCGTCGCGGACGACCTCCCCGAGGGGTACACCGGCCCGGTGTCCGCGGCGGCGCTGTTCGCGGAGGGCGTCGAGACGCACGCGGACAACGGCGTTCTGGGCGACGCCAGTCCGGCGACCGCCGAAGCCGGCGAGACCGTCCTGGAGCACGTCACGGACGCCCACGCCGCCATCGTCCGCGAGGAGTTCGCGGCGCTCCGGGACTCGTAG
- the mftC gene encoding mycofactocin radical SAM maturase (MftC is a radical SAM/SPASM enzyme that catalyzes the first two steps in biosynthesis of the electron carrier mycofactocin from the terminal Val-Tyr dipeptide of the precursor peptide MftA.) — MAGEPLSAPVTITWEVTLGCNLHCDHCLSGSGPGHQMPNELTTEQARAFIDELDEMDVFQVNIGGGEPFVRPDMLELLAELTSRDISTCVSTNGTQLDEATLDRVEAMDPLFLQVSMDGLRADNDAIRGDGVYDQVLDSLERLEDRDIGTTVNTVVTRQNVADLPDIYDLAEAHGAGLRLNRFRPSGRGEDTWDEFRLREDQIRFLHEWIEDHPDVRTGDSFFYLNALGEVRNNTLKQCGAGSMTCLVDPVGDVFPCAFTQWDHLASGNVVEDGFQAAWDEIANLRSQIDDHEGCPAVAMGSSDPDGEDPQLRAILSGD, encoded by the coding sequence ATGGCGGGTGAACCGCTGTCCGCGCCGGTCACCATCACCTGGGAGGTGACGCTGGGCTGTAACCTCCACTGCGACCACTGCCTCTCGGGCAGCGGACCCGGCCACCAGATGCCGAACGAGCTCACCACGGAGCAGGCCAGGGCGTTCATCGACGAACTCGACGAAATGGACGTCTTCCAGGTGAACATCGGCGGCGGCGAACCGTTCGTCCGCCCCGACATGCTGGAACTGCTCGCAGAGCTCACGAGCCGCGACATCTCGACGTGCGTGAGCACGAACGGCACGCAACTCGACGAGGCGACCCTCGACCGCGTCGAGGCGATGGACCCGCTGTTCCTGCAGGTGAGCATGGACGGCCTGCGCGCCGACAACGACGCCATCCGCGGCGACGGCGTCTACGACCAGGTCCTCGACTCCCTCGAACGACTGGAGGACCGCGACATCGGGACGACGGTCAACACCGTGGTCACCCGCCAGAACGTCGCGGACCTCCCCGACATCTACGACCTCGCGGAGGCCCACGGCGCGGGCCTGCGCCTCAACCGTTTCCGGCCCAGCGGACGGGGCGAGGACACCTGGGACGAGTTCCGACTCCGCGAGGACCAGATTCGGTTCCTCCACGAGTGGATCGAGGACCACCCCGACGTCCGGACGGGGGACTCCTTCTTCTACCTCAACGCCCTCGGCGAGGTGCGCAACAACACCCTCAAGCAGTGCGGCGCGGGGTCGATGACCTGCCTCGTCGACCCGGTCGGCGACGTCTTCCCCTGTGCGTTCACCCAGTGGGACCACCTCGCGTCCGGCAACGTCGTCGAGGACGGCTTCCAGGCGGCGTGGGACGAGATCGCCAACCTCCGCAGCCAGATCGACGACCACGAGGGCTGTCCCGCCGTGGCGATGGGGAGTTCGGACCCGGACGGCGAGGACCCACAGCTCCGGGCCATCCTCTCTGGCGACTGA
- a CDS encoding helix-turn-helix domain-containing protein yields MNHVRLTLDAGGREAEIHPMFDLIVNAPYVDRATAMHWNFTGDELGIMHYVEGDREPFEAAMAEIPEVLEYELTPAGPDEFYVYIRDATNEPVRKLFELVDKGPAVAIPPIEYAADGTVSYSVFGPSAEIQAVIEQFPDPVDVTVTEVGGLEAVPGVLDSLLSDRQREALGTALSLGYYEIPRTASHEDVADEMGCAPSTAAEHLRKAEATLLQSFLGD; encoded by the coding sequence ATGAACCACGTCCGGCTGACCCTCGACGCGGGCGGCCGCGAGGCCGAGATACACCCAATGTTCGACCTCATCGTCAACGCGCCGTACGTCGACCGCGCGACCGCGATGCACTGGAACTTCACTGGTGACGAACTCGGCATCATGCACTACGTGGAGGGCGACCGGGAGCCGTTCGAGGCGGCCATGGCGGAGATCCCCGAGGTGCTGGAGTACGAACTCACGCCCGCCGGCCCCGACGAGTTCTACGTCTACATCAGGGACGCGACCAACGAACCGGTCCGGAAGCTGTTCGAACTGGTGGACAAGGGACCGGCCGTCGCGATCCCGCCCATCGAGTACGCCGCGGACGGGACGGTGTCGTACTCGGTGTTCGGGCCGTCTGCGGAGATTCAGGCGGTCATCGAGCAGTTCCCCGACCCAGTCGACGTGACGGTCACGGAGGTCGGTGGACTGGAGGCGGTGCCCGGCGTCCTCGACTCGCTGTTGAGCGACCGCCAGCGCGAGGCGCTCGGCACGGCGCTCTCACTGGGGTACTACGAGATACCGCGGACCGCCAGCCACGAGGACGTCGCCGACGAGATGGGGTGTGCGCCGAGCACCGCCGCCGAACACCTGCGGAAGGCCGAGGCCACGCTCCTCCAGTCGTTCCTCGGCGACTGA